The genomic region AGTCTGTGAACCATCAAAGGCCCGTTGTGGCAGACGGTCCGATGACTACCTTCTTCTCAATGAGTAAAAAACTGTAGAAAAGCCGATTCGGTTGCCTCCTCCGGATCGGCTTTTCTGCATTCAACGGCCGCCGGAGCCGGGCCGTGGCAACAATATTGACATCACCACCGCCAGTGCCGTCAAGGCCGCCGACAACTGGTAACTGATCGAGAAGGTGCCGCTCGACTCGGCGAGGATCCCGGCGACAGCCGGCCCAACAGTCTGACCGACGGCAAAGAAAAAAGTAATCGCCGAGAACGCGGCTGCCGCCTGCGAAATCGGGAGGTAATCACCAACCGCCGCCGCCATGATTGTCGGGATGGCAAACGCCGACAGCCCGTAAAGAACAATCGATACCACAAGGGCGGCACTGCCGATGCCGGAACCGACCAGGACATAGGCGATCGTCTGAATAACATAGACCGTTGCCAGCCCCTTCTTCCGACCGATGTGATCCGACAAAGTACCGAAACCGATCCCTGAAAAGATAGAAAAGAGTCCGACCCAGGACCAGTAGAAGCCGGCGCGGGCTTCGCTGAAGGAATATTCATCGACCATGGTGGTTACGATGAAGGTGCCATAAATAACGTAGGTTGCGCCAAAAACAAGGTAAATCAGGCCGAGCCAGGTGACAATCTTGCCGCCGCTCGGCGCCCTGCCTTCTGTCAGTTCCTGTTCATTGATCGGCTCGACCTGCCCGACCGGTTCAAGCCCGAGGTCGGCCGGATCATTCCGCAAAAGAAACCCAACGATAACGGCAATCAGCAGGGAAATCATTCCAATCATCAGCCAGCCGCTACGCCAGCCGGCCCCTCCCTGCAACTCACTCAGTAACGGCACCGCGTAGCCGGCAAAGACAATCGCCGAACCGTTGCCCATAATCATCGCCCCGGCCGCCCGGCCGCGGCGCTGTCGACGGAACCAGTGTGCGACCAGAACCATCGCCGGAATATTGGCAAAGCCGCTACCGACCCCGATCAGGGTGTACAACACCAGAACCGACGTGAAGGCATCAGCCCGGCTGATGCCGAACATACAGAACGCGATCAGCAAAAGACCGAAGACGATCGTACTGCGTGGTCTGAATTTACGGATGGCCAATGGCGCCAGGGCAACCGACAACAGATACCCGCTGAAGTTTCCGGTGCTGATAAAACCCATCTGACTATAAGCAAGGTCGAGCCCGGCGCGCATTGATGGAAGCAACATGCCGTAAGCAAACCGGGCCAGCCCGAGGCAGGAAAAAAGCGTGAGGAAACCGCAAAAAGCGATCAGCCAGCCGTAATGAAACGGGATCTTTTGATTGAATCGGGACATAGCGTCTTTCCGCTGGGAATTGAAACCACAGAATACAGGAGAGCGGATCAAGATAAAAGGTTAAAGGAAAGACCATTAATCCTTGACCTGAAACCATTAGCCGCATATTTTGTCTCCCACGATGGCCCTGATCAGTTTACGAAATATCGAGCTCGCGTTCGGCGGGCCACCCCTCTTCGAAAACGTTTCGATGCAGATCGATAGAGGCGACCGCATCTGCCTGCTCGGCCGCAACGGCACCGGCAAGTCGACCTTGCTGAAGCTGATCGACGGCATGCTCTTGCCGGACGCCGGTGCAATTGACCGGCAACAGGGTTTGCGGGTTGCACTTTTATCACAAGAGATTCCACAGAAGATCCAGGGAACATCCTACGATGTTGTCGCCAGCGGTCTTCCGGAATCGGGAGACAGCTCACCACAAATCGTTGACCAGGTCCTTTCCCGCCTCAAACTCGACCCGGAGATTCCGGCCGCCAACCTCTCCGGCGGGGTGTTGCGCCGGCTGCTTCTGGCCCGGGCGCTGGCAACCGAACCTGACATATTGCTGCTTGACGAGCCGACCAACCATCTTGATATCGAATCGATCAACTGGCTTGAAGAGTTTTTACTCCGTTCCGGAATTACTCTGGTCTTCGTTACTCATGACCGCGCCTTCCTGCGCCGCCTCGCCACCCGGATCGTTGAAATCGACCGCGGGCGGCTGTTTGACTTTTCCTGTGACTACGAAACGTTTCTGCAGCGCAAGGAAGAGCTGCTGCATGCCGAAGCGGTTGACTGGCAGCGTTTCGACAAAAAACTGGGCGAAGAGGAAACATGGATTCGTCAGGGGATCAAGGCGCGTCGCACCCGTAACGAAGGCCGCGTGCGGGCCCTCAAGAAGATGCGCGAAGAACGCCGGCAGCGCCGCGAACGGCTCGGGACCAGCAAGCTCAACCTGCTCGAATCGGACAAAAGCGGTCGGCTTGTAGCCGATATCGACAATATCAGCTTTGCCTATGATGAGAAGATCATTATTGACAATTTTTCAACAACGATCATGCGCGGTGACCGGATCGGCATTATCGGACCGAACGGGGCCGGCAAGTCGACCCTGCTCAAACTTTTGCTCGGTGAGCTCGATCCCGAATCCGGGACGATCAAACTCGGCACCAATCTTCAGGCCATCTACTTTGACCAACTACGTGAGCAACTCGACCCGG from Desulfuromonas sp. harbors:
- a CDS encoding ABC transporter ATP-binding protein (Uup; in Escherichia coli this cytoplasmic protein was shown to contain ATPase activity; mutations in this gene affect RecA-independent excision of transposons and affects Mu bacteriophage growth) — encoded protein: MALISLRNIELAFGGPPLFENVSMQIDRGDRICLLGRNGTGKSTLLKLIDGMLLPDAGAIDRQQGLRVALLSQEIPQKIQGTSYDVVASGLPESGDSSPQIVDQVLSRLKLDPEIPAANLSGGVLRRLLLARALATEPDILLLDEPTNHLDIESINWLEEFLLRSGITLVFVTHDRAFLRRLATRIVEIDRGRLFDFSCDYETFLQRKEELLHAEAVDWQRFDKKLGEEETWIRQGIKARRTRNEGRVRALKKMREERRQRRERLGTSKLNLLESDKSGRLVADIDNISFAYDEKIIIDNFSTTIMRGDRIGIIGPNGAGKSTLLKLLLGELDPESGTIKLGTNLQAIYFDQLREQLDPDKTVQQNLAGDQDTVMVGDQQKHVIGYLQDFLFTPDRARTPVRILSGGEKNRLLLARLFTRPANLLILDEPTNDLDLETLDLLEEMLADFNGTLFLVSHDRSFLNQIVTSTIAFEGDGRVCEYVGGYDDWLRQRPPAPNEKVREKPKS
- a CDS encoding MFS transporter encodes the protein MSRFNQKIPFHYGWLIAFCGFLTLFSCLGLARFAYGMLLPSMRAGLDLAYSQMGFISTGNFSGYLLSVALAPLAIRKFRPRSTIVFGLLLIAFCMFGISRADAFTSVLVLYTLIGVGSGFANIPAMVLVAHWFRRQRRGRAAGAMIMGNGSAIVFAGYAVPLLSELQGGAGWRSGWLMIGMISLLIAVIVGFLLRNDPADLGLEPVGQVEPINEQELTEGRAPSGGKIVTWLGLIYLVFGATYVIYGTFIVTTMVDEYSFSEARAGFYWSWVGLFSIFSGIGFGTLSDHIGRKKGLATVYVIQTIAYVLVGSGIGSAALVVSIVLYGLSAFAIPTIMAAAVGDYLPISQAAAAFSAITFFFAVGQTVGPAVAGILAESSGTFSISYQLSAALTALAVVMSILLPRPGSGGR